A single region of the Dehalococcoides mccartyi genome encodes:
- the hpt gene encoding hypoxanthine phosphoribosyltransferase gives MMNRMNLSLFISKADIEVYLERLAAEINRSYKDKPLIVIGVLKGSFIFMADLIRRLNMPVELEFVGLASYGQNTQSSGKLRLTRPLKRDITGKDVLVVEDIVDSGLTISYLLKYLKRRKANSVKLCALLSKPSRRICPVEIDYLGCEVADKFLVGYGLDRGECHRQLPEIFALEEQPDADKP, from the coding sequence ATGATGAACAGGATGAATCTTTCGCTTTTTATTTCCAAGGCTGATATTGAAGTTTATCTTGAACGTTTGGCCGCTGAAATCAACCGCAGCTACAAGGATAAACCACTGATAGTCATAGGCGTGCTAAAGGGGTCATTTATTTTTATGGCTGACCTGATACGCCGCCTTAATATGCCTGTTGAACTGGAATTTGTAGGGCTGGCCAGTTACGGTCAAAATACCCAAAGCAGCGGCAAATTACGCCTGACCCGCCCCCTGAAGCGGGATATTACCGGCAAAGACGTACTGGTAGTGGAAGATATTGTTGATTCGGGGTTAACTATTTCTTACCTTTTAAAGTATCTGAAAAGGCGTAAAGCAAACTCGGTAAAGCTGTGTGCCCTGCTCAGTAAACCCAGCCGCAGAATCTGCCCGGTAGAAATAGACTATCTGGGCTGCGAAGTAGCTGATAAATTTCTGGTAGGTTACGGACTGGACAGGGGCGAATGCCACCGCCAGTTACCTGAAATATTTGCTCTGGAGGAACAACCGGATGCAGACAAACCTTAG
- the ade gene encoding adenine deaminase — protein sequence MQTNLSQLIKVARGEAKADLVLLNAKVVNVFNAEIEPANVAVFGGQIAGVGNYTLGNRVIDLKGAYLLPGLINGHTHVESSMLDISQYARAVVAHGTSALITDLHEISNVCGKEGIDYVLSASADLPLNIFLQVPSCVPATHLETAGAEINSKDVTELLCLPNVTGLGEMMNFPGVLFGVPSVLDKIKAASGKVLDGHAPGLSGKDLNAYISAGIHSDHECIHLDEAKEKLARGMYIMIREGSSEKNLTELLPLVTDKTYKRCIFVVDDRSCADLQRDGDIDAVVRKAIKLGLDPVRAIQLASINTAEYFCLQGHGAIAPGYLANMIVCQNLNQLDIDMVFHTGELVAEKGQALFKSQSHVPKSLLSSMNIKPFDMKDLALKGSSTQMPVIEVIPGQIVTRRLNLKIPAENGVITPDIEQDLLKIVVLERHCQSGNIGRGLIKGFGITKGAIASSVAHDSHNVVAVGTNDADIYTAVKELERLNGGIALVVNGKVSASVPLPVAGLLSTQPLEKVVDALEEINKQVAGLGCKLSAPFATLSFMALPVIPELRLTDLGLVDVNAFKLIPQET from the coding sequence ATGCAGACAAACCTTAGTCAGCTGATAAAAGTTGCCAGAGGGGAAGCCAAAGCCGATTTGGTGCTTTTAAATGCCAAAGTAGTAAACGTATTTAACGCTGAAATAGAACCGGCAAATGTAGCTGTGTTTGGCGGCCAAATAGCCGGTGTAGGGAACTACACACTGGGTAACCGGGTGATTGACCTTAAAGGGGCATATCTTCTCCCCGGACTTATCAACGGGCATACCCATGTGGAAAGCTCCATGCTGGATATTTCCCAATACGCCAGAGCAGTAGTTGCCCATGGTACTTCCGCCCTGATAACCGACCTGCACGAGATAAGTAATGTCTGCGGCAAAGAGGGCATTGATTATGTCTTGAGTGCTTCAGCCGATTTACCTTTAAACATTTTTTTACAAGTCCCTTCCTGCGTACCTGCCACCCATCTGGAAACTGCCGGAGCTGAAATAAACTCTAAAGATGTGACGGAGCTGCTGTGTCTTCCAAACGTAACCGGACTGGGAGAAATGATGAATTTTCCCGGGGTACTGTTCGGTGTCCCTTCGGTACTTGACAAGATTAAAGCCGCTTCGGGTAAAGTGCTGGACGGCCACGCTCCGGGTCTTTCGGGCAAGGATTTAAATGCCTATATTTCCGCCGGTATACACTCTGACCATGAGTGTATCCACCTTGACGAAGCCAAAGAAAAACTGGCCCGCGGCATGTACATAATGATACGCGAAGGTTCTTCGGAGAAAAACCTGACAGAGCTTCTGCCGCTGGTAACTGATAAAACTTATAAGCGCTGTATTTTTGTGGTAGATGACCGAAGCTGTGCTGATTTGCAAAGGGACGGGGATATTGACGCAGTAGTGCGCAAAGCCATAAAGCTGGGACTTGACCCCGTAAGGGCTATCCAGCTGGCCAGTATAAACACCGCCGAATACTTCTGCCTGCAGGGTCACGGGGCAATTGCACCCGGATATCTGGCCAATATGATAGTCTGCCAAAACCTAAATCAGCTGGATATAGATATGGTCTTTCACACAGGTGAACTGGTAGCGGAAAAGGGGCAGGCGTTATTTAAATCCCAAAGCCACGTCCCCAAATCACTCCTGAGCAGTATGAACATAAAACCTTTTGACATGAAAGACCTGGCGCTTAAAGGCAGCAGTACGCAAATGCCTGTCATAGAGGTAATACCCGGGCAGATTGTAACCCGCAGGTTAAATCTGAAAATACCCGCTGAAAACGGGGTTATCACGCCAGATATTGAACAGGATTTGCTAAAAATAGTGGTATTGGAAAGACACTGCCAAAGCGGCAATATAGGACGGGGACTGATAAAGGGGTTTGGAATTACAAAAGGGGCTATAGCTTCATCTGTCGCCCATGATTCGCATAATGTAGTAGCCGTAGGCACAAATGATGCCGATATATACACTGCCGTAAAGGAACTGGAAAGGCTAAACGGAGGCATTGCCCTGGTGGTGAACGGTAAGGTAAGTGCTTCGGTGCCATTGCCGGTAGCCGGGCTGCTTTCCACCCAGCCGCTTGAAAAAGTGGTAGACGCACTGGAAGAAATAAATAAACAGGTAGCCGGACTGGGCTGTAAATTAAGCGCCCCCTTTGCCACTTTATCATTTATGGCACTGCCTGTTATACCCGAACTGCGCCTGACTGATTTGGGGCTGGTAGATGTAAACGCTTTTAAACTTATTCCGCAGGAGACATGA
- a CDS encoding phosphoribosyltransferase, translating to MHRPLVSPIFENRFDAGRQLAEKLTQYKDKSAIVLAIPNGGIPIATQVALALDADMDMIISRKLPIPLRPEGGFGAVADDGAVMLNHEVVNYLKMTEQQIHYTVNKVRAEVQQRSLLYRGHRTLSILNGRTAIIIDDGLASGYTMLAAIESVRRKKPARIVAAVPAASATARKLVEKAADEVITVADGFMPKFYVSDYYRYWNVLDDEQGLKVFKDWQMRRQNLNLRPENLPPPSMTMRRKPLI from the coding sequence ATGCACAGACCACTGGTATCGCCCATATTTGAAAACAGATTTGATGCAGGCAGGCAGCTGGCTGAAAAACTGACCCAATACAAGGACAAATCTGCCATAGTGCTGGCTATCCCTAACGGCGGTATACCCATTGCTACCCAGGTGGCTTTGGCACTGGATGCCGATATGGATATGATTATTTCCCGTAAACTGCCCATACCGTTAAGGCCGGAAGGAGGCTTCGGGGCAGTGGCAGATGACGGAGCGGTGATGCTTAACCACGAAGTGGTAAATTACCTAAAGATGACCGAACAGCAAATACATTATACGGTCAACAAAGTAAGGGCTGAAGTCCAGCAGAGAAGCCTGCTGTACAGGGGACACCGCACACTTTCCATACTGAACGGGCGGACAGCTATTATCATTGATGACGGACTTGCCTCAGGTTATACCATGCTGGCGGCAATAGAATCTGTAAGGCGTAAAAAACCGGCCAGAATAGTTGCCGCCGTACCCGCTGCTTCAGCTACTGCCCGTAAACTGGTGGAAAAGGCAGCCGACGAAGTAATTACCGTAGCTGACGGGTTTATGCCCAAGTTTTACGTATCAGATTACTATCGGTATTGGAATGTACTGGATGATGAACAAGGGTTAAAGGTATTTAAAGACTGGCAGATGCGCCGCCAAAACTTAAATCTCCGCCCTGAAAACTTGCCTCCGCCCAGCATGACCATGCGGCGTAAACCCCTTATTTAA